In Arachis hypogaea cultivar Tifrunner chromosome 17, arahy.Tifrunner.gnm2.J5K5, whole genome shotgun sequence, a single window of DNA contains:
- the LOC112762484 gene encoding glutathione transferase GST 23-like has protein sequence MEGDSVKLLGFWGSPAVLRVKWALAVKGIEYQYVEEDLSNKSDMLLKYNPVYKKVPVLVHQGKPLAESLLILEYIDETWKQNPLLPHSPYERAQARFWSKFVDDKCMPTVVAAFSKVGEEQQKAAEEARENLKRLEVGLEGKRFFGGDNIGFVDIAIGWLPYWIGIAEEVVAINLIDAESMPKLNSWFHAFIDIPIIKELLPPRHKLLPHTKAFLQA, from the exons ATGGAAGGAGATTCAGTGAAGTTACTAGGATTTTGGGGTAGTCCAGCTGTTCTAAGAGTGAAGTGGGCACTAGCAGTTAAAGGAATAGAATACCAATATGTGGAAGAAGATCTCAGCAACAAGAGTGACATGCTCCTTAAATACAACCCTGTCTACAAAAAGGTACCTGTTCTTGTGCACCAGGGTAAGCCCCTTGCTGAATCACTGCTCATTCTTGAGTATATTGATGAGACTTGGAAGCAAAATCCTCTTCTTCCACATTCTCCTTATGAAAGGGCCCAGGCTAGATTCTGGTCCAAATTCGTTGATGACAAG TGTATGCCAACGGTTGTGGCAGCGTTTTCCAAGGTAGGAGAAGAGCAACAGAAGGCAGCAGAAGAAGCTCGAGAGAATCTGAAGAGGCTTGAGGTTGGACTAGAGGGAAAACGCTTCTTTGGAGGTGATAACATTGGCTTTGTGGACATTGCTATTGGCTGGCTTCCATACTGGATTGGAATAGCTGAGGAAGTTGTGGCCATCAACCTTATTGATGCAGAGTCAATGCCTAAGCTTAACTCATGGTTCCATGCTTTTATTGACATTCCAATTATCAAAGAACTCTTGCCTCCTCGTCACAAATTGCTCCCTCACACCAAGGCATTCCTTCAAGCGTAG
- the LOC112762481 gene encoding phosphoribosylaminoimidazole-succinocarboxamide synthase, chloroplastic-like: MSESMSMAAALNPPKTPFKINLTPALPPPPTSSALTFKPNNNFPTLCAAAQPQQQEHAALLDTLLNSTRKNQVLHSIRTTSPFNCLSETNLHHTVPALTSKTRGKVRDIYDSGEYLVLVTTDRQSAFDRVLASIPFKGQVLNQTSLWWFERTQHITANAVVSTPDPNVTIAKKCSVFPVEFVARGFVTGSTDTSLWTVYNKGIRNYCGNALPDGLVKNQKLAENILTPTTKAADHDVPVTPDEIIERGLMTRADYEEVSRKALSLFEYGQRVASEHGLILVDTKYEFGKAEDGSIMLIDEVHTPDSSRYWIASSYLERFQNGLEPENVDKEFLRLWFKNHCNPYEDEVLPEAPEDLVCELSWRYIFLYETITKSKFEVLLSEEPIHERISRNVASALASLK, translated from the exons ATGAGTGAATCCATGTCTATGGCTGCTGCGTTAAACCCTCCCAAAACCCCCTTCAAAATCAACCTCACACCCGCTCTTCCGCCTCCCCCAACCTCCTCCGCACTCACTTTCAAACCAAACAACAACTTCCCCACACTCTGCGCCGCCGCACAACCACAACAACAAGAACACGCCGCTCTGCTTGACACTCTACTCAACAGCACCCGCAAGAACCAAGTGCTCCACTCCATCAGAACCACATCCCCCTTCAACTGCCTCTCCGAAACAAATCTTCACCATACAGTTCCCGCCCTCACCTCCAAAACCAGGGGAAAG GTTAGAGACATATATGATAGTGGAGAGTACCTTGTTCTGGTTACTACTGATCGCCAGAGTGCATTTGATAGAGTCCTTGCTTCAATTCCCTTCAAGGGACAG GTGCTTAACCAGACAAGCTTGTGGTGGTTTGAGAGAACCCAACATATAACTGCTAATGCCGTTGTGTCCACTCCTGATCCTAATGTTACCATAGCAAAGAAATGTTCTGTTTTCCCTGTTGAGTTTGTTG CTAGAGGGTTTGTGACAGGAAGTACTGATACTTCATTATGGACAGTCTACAATAAAGGCATCCGGAACTATTGTGGCAATGCCCTCCCGGATG GTTTGGTAAAAAACCAAAAGCTGGCTGAAAATATACTCACACCTACAACCAAAGCTGCAGATCATGATGTTCCTGTAACTCCAGATGAG ATTATAGAAAGGGGATTAATGACAAGAGCTGATTATGAGGAAGTCAGCAGAAAAGCTTTAAGTCTGTTTGAATACGGTCAG CGTGTGGCTTCAGAACATGGCCTTATATTGGTTGATACAAAGTATGAATTTGGGAAGGCAGAGGACGGTTCAATTATGTTGATTGATGAG GTGCACACTCCTGATTCAAGTAGATATTGGATTGCCAGTTCTTATCTTGAGCGCTTTCAAAATGGTTTGGAGCCTGAAAATGTTGATAAG gagTTCTTGAGGCTGTGGTTCAAAAATCACTGCAACCCTTATGAAGAtgag GTTCTTCCTGAAGCTCCTGAAGATCTTGTTTGCGAATTGTCTTGGCG ATACATTTTCTTGTATGAGACTATAACAAAATCAAAGTTTGAGGTGCTGTTGTCTGAG GAGCCAATACATGAGCGAATATCACGAAATGTTGCATCTGCACTGGCATCTTTGAAGTAA